Proteins encoded in a region of the Onthophagus taurus isolate NC chromosome 10, IU_Otau_3.0, whole genome shotgun sequence genome:
- the LOC139431601 gene encoding uncharacterized protein yields the protein MEFQFQIQFHYLIYFLLIATIFSEETENKNSFNNIPLQDLRVVRSDNEEPLTNLVTDDPFLASIQKEGEGDYSWLPTTIKDIAYYLRNHKFNEYDRRYEPDPKKATRLFFAMFPRPPLRSLHWEAQKFCEPSFLECMEYIKVKLKGTGIKREDDTSVVIQEQKWSLVNQSEQIDEVENECRKQALKDDELADPFLGPLERFQWRTTVSYYLCWYTMNEVLDLKYLNDTCDNFANCLDEEFGSNNHDLRAHDSEPFACAMYSFCPDPCCPKNKHLKDMSDCDNHPDNPCQINQEHHRRCEFKRHENKNFHDIILNRWNVTCQCPNQGYKWSSKYGICIDIDECCDKEYLCDNHTEICVNMPGSYNCACKWGFVWDKKTEKCIPNKAIAVIKLERDEKKKDEDKHAKSIISRLYNLFIEWKSKFSR from the coding sequence ATggaatttcaatttcaaattcaatttcattatttaatttatttcttattaatcgCCACAATTTTTTCTGAagaaactgaaaataaaaactcttTTAATAACATCCCATTACAAGATTTAAGAGTCGTTAGAAGTGACAACGAGGAACCTCTTACTAATCTCGTGACTGATGATCCCTTTTTGGCAAGCATTCAAAAGGAAGGTGAAGGTGATTATTCTTGGTTGCCAACTACAATTAAGGACATCGCTTATTATTTACGtaatcataaatttaatgagtACGATAGAAGATATGAGCCGGATCCAAAGAAAGCAACGCGATTGTTCTTTGCGATGTTTCCGAGACCTCCGTTAAGAAGTTTACATTGGGAGGCGCAAAAGTTTTGCGAACCTTCCTTTTTAGAGTGCATGGAGTACATCAAAGTTAAACTAAAAGGGACCGGGATTAAACGAGAAGACGATACATCCGTGGTGATTCAAGAGCAAAAGTGGAGTTTAGTAAACCAAAGCGAACAAATAGATGAAGTTGAAAACGAATGTAGAAAACAAGCTTTAAAAGATGATGAATTAGCTGACCCCTTTTTAGGCCCTCTCGAGCGATTTCAATGGAGAACAACCGTTAGTTACTATTTATGTTGGTATACAATGAATGaagttttagatttaaaatatttaaacgacACTTGTGATAATTTCGCGAATTGTCTAGATGAAGAATTTGGTTCAAATAACCACGATTTAAGAGCGCACGATTCAGAACCATTTGCATGTGCTATGTACAGCTTTTGTCCAGATCCTTGTTGccccaaaaataaacatttaaaagataTGAGCGATTGCGATAATCACCCAGATAATCCATGCCAAATAAATCAGGAACACCATAGAAGATGCGAATTTAAACgacacgaaaataaaaattttcatgatataattttaaatcgatgGAACGTAACGTGCCAATGTCCGAATCAAGGATACAAATGGAGTTCAAAATATGGAATCTGCATCGATATCGACGAATGCTGCGATAAAGAATATCTTTGCGATAATCATACGGAAATATGTGTAAATATGCCCGGAAGTTATAACTGCGCTTGCAAATGGGGTTTTGTTTGGGACAAGAAAACGGAAAAATGTATTCCGAATAAAGCGATAGCGGTAATAAAACTTGAAAGagatgaaaagaaaaaggacGAAGATAAACACGCTAAATCAATAATATCAAGATTATACAACTTATTTATAGAATGGAAATCGAAATTTTCCCGGTAA
- the LOC111413723 gene encoding venom acid phosphatase Acph-1-like has protein sequence MELKRVFLILILIYFGICEEIGENLNENELILVEILFRHGARTTYKFYPTDPHRNKSFYPYGLGGLTNEGKLGVYNLGLALKSTYDSFLGNFYHEDLIELRSTHFTRTQSSGLLVLAGMFPPNSEEKWHPTLNWQPIPIVVKPKDEEDLLSATVCPYKSKMWNNLPSIQEVQEKFITPYMETFKYIEKHSKFQIRNPHDAIEMYFILSTESEQNLTLPDWTKSIYPEPLTSIASQVYGYWSYGEDLKKINIGYFLKKILNDFDQKINSTLKPKSRKMFLYSGHESTLGYALDGLNLFDSKPYIPPYASAIIFELTKNNKGNHFVSVKYLNDEIKTLKIPNCGINCPIEKFKELYKDLIPDIDFKTMCNKDVFT, from the exons ATGGAGTTAAAACGtgtatttttgatattaatacttatttattttgggATTTGTGAAgaaattggtgaaaatttgaatgaaaatgaattaattttggttgaaatt ttgttTAGACATGGAGCCAGAACAACATATAAATTTTATCCAACTGATCCTCATcgaaacaaatcattttatcCTTATGGATTAGGAGGTTTAACtaat gAAGGAAAATTAGGGGTTTACAATCTTGGGTTGGCTTTAAAAAGCACTTATGATTCATTTTTAGGGAATTTTTATCACGAGGATTTAATCGAATTAAGAAGTACTCACTTTACAAGGACTCAATCGAGTGGATTATTAGTTTTAGCAGGGATGTTTCCTCCTAACTCAGAGGAGAAATGGCACCCAACCTTAAATTGGCAACCAATTCCTATCGTGGTAAAACCTAAAGACGAGGaagat cttTTAAGTGCAACAGTTTGCCCTTATAAATCGAAAATGTGGAATAATCTCCCATCTATACAAGAagttcaagaaaaatttattacccCTTATATGGAAACATTCAAATATATCGAAAAGCactcaaaatttcaaataagaaATCCCCACGATGCTATAGAAATGTATTTTATACTTTCAACAGAATCGGAACAAAATCTCACATTGCCCGATTGGACGAAGTCGATTTATCCAGAACCACTCACATCAATAGCATCTCAAGTGTACGGTTATTGGAGTTATGGggaggatttaaaaaaaattaatatcggttattttttaaaaaagattctCAACGATTTCgaccaaaaaattaattctactTTGAAACCAAAATCAAGAAAGATGTTTTTATACTCGGGTCACGAATCAACGTTAGGTTATGCGTTGGATGGTTTAAATCTTTTCGATTCCAAACCTTATATCCCTCCCTatgcaagtgcaattatctttgaattaacaaaaaataataaaggaaaTCATTTCGTTTCT gtgaAGTATTtaaatgatgaaattaaaactttaaagatcCCTAATTGTGGGATTAATTGCCCGATTGAGAAGTTTAAGGAATTATACAAAGATTTAATTCCCGATATTGATTTCAAAACGATGTGTAATAAAGAtgtatttacttaa
- the LOC111413724 gene encoding uncharacterized protein yields the protein MFHLSKLLTIFLIIRVNGEESNKLLTRSKRYLVYPLGGQVKIVVGVSWPVPLGLKQSMACALNLQFQYPQAQNITQLQTWPPIITRSQEKRSLEKGDRISDRMAAYLGLESILDKYGFNGHQCLLRSICDNAVHPLNHNANGLYGRLLHIFLSPDYGDGEVDPDLDQEYVNAQQAGYYGVDCVSLYPRCPYGNAILDMISIFK from the exons ATGTTTCATTTATCCAAGttactaacaatttttttaataattcgtgtTAATGGGGAGGAATCGAATAAGTTATTAACGAGATCTAAGCGATATTTAGTGTATCCATTGGGGGGACAAGTAAag ATTGTTGTAGGTGTATCTTGGCCCGTACCTTTAGGATTAAAGCAATCGATGGCGTGCgcattaaatttgcaatttcAATATCCGCAAGCCCAGAACATTACGCAGTTGCAAACGTGGCCACCGATAATAACGCGATCTCAAGAGAAGAGATCCCTTGAAAAGGGAGATAGGATCAGTGACCGAATGGCGGCGTATTTGGGTTTGGAATCCATATTAGATAA ATATGGATTCAACGGACATCAATGCCTTCTAAGAAGTATCTGCGATAACGCAGTCCATCCATTAAATCATAACGCTAATGGACTATATGGGAGgcttttacacatttttttatc tccCGATTACGGTGATGGAGAAGTTGATCCTGATTTAGACCAAGAATACGTCAACGCTCAACAAGCTGGTTATTACGGAGTTGATTGCGTTTCGCTTTATCCAAGATGTCCATATGGAAATGCTATTCTTGATatgatatcgatttttaagtaa